From a single Streptomyces liliifuscus genomic region:
- the pstB gene encoding phosphate ABC transporter ATP-binding protein PstB: MSTETTAVADLTDTVVQPRIVVGQGPANLEAEDVSAWFGDHKVLDRVSLTMPARQVTALIGPSGCGKSTFLRILNRMHELIGSASLAGRVLLDGEDIYDRGRRITRARREIGMVFQKPNPFPAMSLYDNVLAGLKLNGIKASRDGRDDLVEECLTKAGLWKEVKDRLRQPGGALSGGQQQRLCIARSLAIRPRVLLMDEPCSALDPTSTRRIEETIAELKSEVTIVIVTHNMQQAARVSDTCAFFLASHGTPGVIVEHGDTEAMFGSPRDERTSDYVNGRFG, from the coding sequence ATGTCCACCGAAACCACTGCCGTCGCCGACCTCACGGACACCGTCGTCCAGCCGCGGATCGTCGTCGGGCAGGGGCCCGCGAACCTGGAGGCCGAGGACGTCTCGGCGTGGTTCGGCGACCACAAGGTCCTCGACCGGGTCTCGCTCACCATGCCCGCACGTCAGGTCACCGCCCTCATCGGACCGTCCGGCTGCGGCAAGTCGACGTTCCTGCGGATCCTCAACCGCATGCACGAGCTGATCGGTTCGGCCTCGCTCGCCGGGCGCGTACTGCTCGACGGCGAGGACATCTACGACCGCGGCCGCCGCATCACCAGGGCCCGCCGCGAGATCGGCATGGTCTTCCAGAAGCCCAACCCCTTCCCCGCGATGTCCCTGTACGACAACGTCCTGGCGGGCCTGAAGCTCAACGGCATCAAGGCGTCCCGCGACGGCCGGGACGACCTCGTCGAGGAGTGCCTCACCAAGGCCGGACTGTGGAAGGAGGTCAAGGACCGGCTCCGCCAGCCGGGCGGCGCCCTCTCCGGCGGACAGCAGCAACGCCTGTGCATCGCACGCTCGTTGGCGATCCGCCCCCGCGTGCTGCTGATGGACGAGCCGTGCTCGGCCCTCGACCCGACGTCCACCCGGCGCATCGAGGAGACCATCGCCGAACTCAAGTCCGAGGTCACCATCGTCATCGTCACCCACAACATGCAGCAGGCCGCGCGCGTCTCCGACACCTGTGCCTTCTTCCTGGCGTCCCACGGCACACCGGGGGTGATCGTGGAACACGGGGACACGGAAGCGATGTTCGGCTCCCCCCGCGACGAAAGGACGTCGGACTACGTGAACGGCCGGTTCGGGTGA
- a CDS encoding sortase, translated as MSVLAPPPPTQPAAPPPPAPGARPPVRHDDEARPPARPGLALAGATLCVLAAVLLGFAANLTIVGHLQHSRDQQTAYDDLREQLALGTAPVGQRTFDGKPLALGAPVALLRIPALGLKEVVAEGTTSSVLMSGPGHRRDTPLPGQAGTVVIMGRQWGYGSPFNNLHSLPTGTRFELTTGQGKSVYEVTGIRHAGDELPVQLGQGQGRLTLITAKGAPYTPSGLLRVDAKLVSDIQPNPPRAIRSGWIDPSEQALAGQNDAWLAVFLWTQGLLLASLITVWLYRVWGRWQTWICAAPVLAALGLADSAALTALLPNVL; from the coding sequence GTGTCCGTGCTGGCCCCACCACCTCCGACGCAGCCCGCCGCCCCGCCGCCGCCCGCTCCCGGGGCGCGCCCGCCCGTGCGGCACGACGACGAGGCCCGGCCGCCCGCCCGTCCAGGACTCGCGCTGGCCGGCGCCACCCTGTGCGTGCTGGCCGCCGTGCTCCTCGGGTTCGCCGCGAACCTCACGATCGTCGGGCACCTGCAGCACTCCCGCGACCAGCAGACCGCGTACGACGATCTGCGCGAGCAACTCGCCCTGGGCACCGCCCCGGTGGGCCAGCGCACCTTCGACGGCAAGCCCCTCGCGCTCGGCGCGCCGGTCGCGCTGCTGCGCATCCCCGCACTCGGCCTCAAGGAGGTGGTCGCCGAGGGCACCACCTCCAGCGTGCTGATGTCCGGGCCCGGCCACCGCCGCGACACCCCGCTGCCCGGACAGGCCGGCACCGTCGTCATCATGGGCCGCCAGTGGGGCTACGGCAGCCCCTTCAACAACCTGCACAGCCTGCCCACCGGCACCCGCTTCGAACTGACCACGGGCCAGGGCAAGTCGGTGTACGAGGTCACCGGCATCCGGCACGCCGGAGACGAACTGCCCGTCCAACTGGGCCAGGGTCAGGGGCGGCTCACCCTGATCACCGCCAAGGGCGCCCCGTACACGCCCAGCGGCCTGCTGCGGGTGGACGCCAAACTCGTCTCCGACATCCAGCCGAACCCGCCGCGCGCGATCAGGTCCGGCTGGATCGATCCCTCCGAGCAGGCCCTCGCCGGCCAGAACGACGCCTGGCTCGCCGTCTTCCTGTGGACACAGGGGCTGCTCCTCGCCTCGCTGATCACCGTCTGGCTGTACCGCGTGTGGGGCCGCTGGCAGACCTGGATCTGCGCCGCGCCCGTACTGGCCGCACTCGGCCTCGCCGACTCCGCGGCGCTCACCGCGCTGCTGCCGAACGTCCTCTGA